AGTctggcgcgcgaagagcgtgGCGAACGCGTaggggcggaaggcgaagagaaggaggaccTTCACAACCGCCTccagggctgcggcgccgactgcgcgcaggcgaggattTCCGCTCTCTGTTGCAACGGACAGCAGACTCTCCACGACGCTGAAGCTCCTCCCTGGGGCCTGTTCGCCGaacgcgtcgtcgtcctcatctgccgcgccgaaggagagaggcacATCTGAGTCTGCAAGCGTGAGGCGTGGGAGAGGCTCAGGCGGGCGTACATCAAGCGCCAGcgggtcgccttcgcgcgcggagTTTGTTTTCTTCCGCAGCTTCTCCCCGACCTCCTCGGCGAAAAGACGCTCtcgcgaggcctcgcccaAGGAGACGTCGGTCGCCAGGCTTTCAGCGAacagcgccgcgtgcgcctgaagcagccgcagcgccgcgagctgcagccgcatACTCACGGCTTCGGCCCCGCGCGGCTGAGAGGCCAacacgcgaggcagagggcaAGGCGGGTTTTGGGtccgtcgcgtctctccgtgCCCTCCCAGGAACTCACTCTCGCCTGTCGCAGACGGGGCTGGCGCCTGCACCCTTTGCCTCTTCCCTGCAGAGCCGCGgtccgcctctctcgcgtcgtgGAGCGGatcgcccgcgaggcgcgacgctggAGTGACCAGCACCACAAGGGCAGCGTAGAGGGAGAGCCGAAGCGGGCGCgcaagcgagaagaaggcggtgGCATGTCTCTTGAGGAAGaaacgcagcgcctcgagggaCGCCTGTAGAGGCGATTCCTCAAGTTTCTGTGCCGCCGGagcgccctcggcggctgccccctcccgctgctgcagcgcgtggacaagcagacgaaggatctccgtcctccgcgtcggaTGGCGGCTGAAAAAGGATGGAAACAGGTAGGACAGGACGCCTACGCGCACAGAGGAAAAACGCGGGAAACATGTGCAACGAGGAGAATGAAGCGACCGAGGCAGAGCAGACCGCGAAGAGCAGAAACGAGGCTAAAGAAACTCGAAATGGCGAAATCGTGTCGAGATTCACGCTATGAAGTTCCGCTTCTGATgtcggcagcgccagcgaaggCCAAGCAACAGGCAAAAGACGGAGCGACGGCGTCATGCAGCGCAGAATCGCAACACAAGAAAATCAGATGCGCAGCTGGAAATCGAAGCGAAGAGCCCATGCCAGTTTTAGACGTCTCAccaaggagaagaagagcagcgcctctcgTGGATGCGCCGAGAATCTTCCTTCTTTCTAGAAGATCGGCCGCGACGTGCTCCAGCAGCACTGACAAGTCAATCTGCGCTTCGATCTCCCTTGCAGCGCGCTCTCTTCCCCGAGGCAGATCTCCGCTTTCGTCGGTGTtgtcggcctcctcgtcgtcatcgtcttgttctcgcagcgcctcgcgggccgcCGGATGCCGCGCGGATTCGCTGCTGAGGCTGCTACCCTttcgaggctgcgcaggcaggagcaggccgccgccgtcggggTTGGGAGTCGTAGAAAACGAAACCGGATAagaagccgaggaggcggagggaggaaCCGGAGAGGGcgctgaagcgcgagcgacgaccgCAGCAAACAGCGCGTCCTTCAGAAGCACGAGGGCCTCTCGCTTCGCGTGCTGGGACGGATCTACGCGGAAGAGATGCAGGCAGGAACgctgcgaagacgagagaaaaacagtCTCGCACACGAAGGGACTGGTCATCCAGCGTCCACCTATGATATGTTTTTCACATAGTCTGTTTACTAAATCATTTGAAAAGAACTAGTGTACACGAACAAAGGGGCTCGTGCACGCTCAGAGGTATACACACAGAGACGCGTCCCGTGTGACGaaggcacacacgcagatTTAAGAACGCTCACAGAGACCGCCACACTTGCACTCACAAAATCAAGGCAATCACAGACACATAAACGAAATATATATCTgtaatgtatatatatatatatatatataaatatttatAATCACTTGCAGCGACGTCGGATTTCATTTTCGCAGTCCTGACTTGgatgcgggcgacggcgctgaggtgtatgtacaccccACCGAAGGtagcgacgacgcgctgaCAGAGCTCGAGGGCCTTTCTTTTCAGCGTTGGAAACAGGGGGGGTTCCTGTTGGAGCGCCGTCGCACTGACAACGCCGAGTAGCCCGCCGTTTTCCAGGCTGTCGCTTGAAGGTTTGTGTCGCCACAGAGGCGCCCTGCCCTCCTTGCGTTTTACCGCGTCTATATCCTCCTCAgttgcctctgctgcgctctcctccgcgccgccgaagagcaCCTGGAAGACCGCGAATCGAGTCGCTTCGGAGAGGTCTGCAGCATCTTCCTCTACCGCCCTGAGGCACGCCGAGAGCgtgcgctggaggcgctcgagcATCCCTTGCGGATCaagcgcggaagacgcggaggaaagcgaggcgatgtcgcgagcgagaggagcccGAACCAGAGGAccagaagaaagcgaaggaCGGAAGGAACCGGGGTGCTGGGGAAGGACCAGGGAGACgaacaggcgccgcgcctcctcgacgcgcgagggcagcgccacGCCCAGCGCTTCCACCGCCATGAGGCTGGAAGACACTTTCTCTCAACAGAGAAGGTCAGCGCGAGCGTCAGGAGAGACACAAATGCAAGCAGAAGGGTCCCATCCGCGCAGCTATCGTCGAGAGGAGTCGAGGAAGAAGTTGAAAACGGTGCGCGCCTCTGGCCCTTCCAAAAGAGGAGCGTCCCGGAATCGCTGCcttgctctctgcgcctccacgtgGCTTGCCCCCTCTTCACGTTCCTGCCGTCATCTCAatcgcgcctctcttctctctcttctctcttggGTGTTTTGCGTCACAcgcgtctcttctcgagCTTGTTGCAGCCTCCTGGGAATGTCGCGTTCTCTTCCAACTTCGCCTTTCTTCCACTGCTGCGCACAGTGTATATTCCGCGTTCGCTGTGTGCGTTCAGGTCGCCTCTTGGATCTCCTCCTGAggcgctttctctcttcatCACAGGCTTTGTCGCTGCGCATCTTGAGCCCGCCTTTAGTTGCGTTCCCTCTCAGTAGGTGCTTTCACGCGCCTTCAGCTTCCTTTCAAGAgtcctttctctcctctctctctcactccTTCCTGGGGTCGCGAGGAACGCGTGTTTTGTTTCTTGTCTTTGagccgccttccgcggggGCGAAGCAAAGGCGCACAGCGCTGGGTGTATTGACcagagaaaaagacaaaTGAAGCGTTTTTTGTCGCGCATTGACAAGAGCAGGGACCCGAGACGTGTCTCTGCGAAAATCCgggttttctgcgtctccgcgagcgGGAAATCGGGTGTACATACATCAGAGGAAGacccacgcgcggcgcgcgttcgCCCGCCTCAAGACGTGTAAGAACCTGTTGAGGCTTGCCAAGAACAGATACATGCGTTTTTTCAGGGGGCTTTGATGCGAGAAAGcaggctcgctcgcctccgagGGACAAATGAAACAAAGAAGGCGGTGTGTGTGGTGGGAAAGCGGCTTTTTCCCGTTTTCAGCTCGTTTGGCTGCTGAGAAAATGCTTGTCTTTCCGCGGATGCGTCCGCTAACAGGTCGCCGCtcaagcgaggaagaaaaggcagCCCGACTGCATGCCGTGTCCTGCTCTTCCTTGCTTGCTTCTGAGACTAGCGCCCGCCAGAGCAAGCAggtgttttcttctttcttggAGGAGACTCTTCGCGAGAAGAGAATCGACTCTGCGGActtttcgcctttttcgTTCTCTagtgcgcgaggcgcgggtcTCCGGTTTTCACCCCTCGGCGCCTGTTGTCGCAGTGAGGGGACACAGCAGAAGGTCTTCTCATGCAATTTTATTTTCTCTTTTCATGGCGTTTTTCGCAGTTTTTCCTTTCACAGTTGGGATggaagaggcggcagagtGACAACCAGAGGGCGTTCGTCCCTCGCGAGTGCCGATTtcggctcttcttcgtcctctcggGCTGCGCTTTCTGACGCGGAtcttttcttttccttctttgACTTCTTCGGGCGGTTACCCCCCTTCCTTGCCTGCGAATTCGCGTCAGGTTTCATGCCGActtgcgtctctcttcgttctTCTGCGCAGAACCCTTTGTCTCCTTTGCTGCGCGGTGAACCTttcgcaggcagcggcttCGTGGTCGTCTGTGaccgcctcttcctcctcttctctgacTGTCGCTGGTTCCGTCTCGGCTGGTCGCCTCTTCTGGATTCTATGGATTTAGCGGCGCCTTCCATCGCCTTTGCTGACTCGCAGCCGGTCCCCTGCCGTCTACGCTGTATCCGCGACTCGCGCTGACTCGcatctcttctccttctgtcTGGTCCCCTGTCCTTTGGTTTCCgcactctctctcccttgctctctgcctctttcttcctctctctgagGTTTGCCCTCCCTGGTTGTCTCTGGCAGCACCGTTTTGCTTCGCTTTCctgtttcgcttcttccgcagTCTGTCCGGGTCGCGCcgagtcttcttctccgtcccTCCGATATTTTTCTCTTAAAGGCGCGCGTTTCCAAGATGGCGAATCGCACGGACCCGCTGGCGCGGCAGGTTCACGGCTGCAATCCGCAGACGCTGATGTCTCGCATCGTGCGGCGGAAGATCTACGAGAGTGCGTACTGGAAGGAGCAGTGCTTCGCGCTCACGGCGGAGACGGTCCTGGACCCCTGCGTGGCGCTGACTTACGTGGGGGGGACGTATGGCGGCAAGCGGCAGCCTGCACCGTTTCTCTGTTTGGTGCTGAAGTTGCTGCAGATTCAACCGGAAGAGGAGGTGGTGCTCGAGTTCATCAAGCAGGAGCAGTTCAAGTACTTGCGCGCAGTCGGCGCCTTCTACTTCCGCCTCGTGGGGCGGGCGCACGAGGTCTACACGCACCTCgagccgctgctcgcggacTACCGCaagctgcgcatgcggcagccCGACGGCCGCTACACACTGATGTGCATGGACGAGTTCGTTGACAGCTGTCTGCGCAACACTAACTTTCTCGACGTGGATCTTCCCGCGCTGCCGAAGCGCGAAGTCCTTGAGAACGAAGGCGAGCTCCCGCCGACGCGCCTGACTGCGCTAGAGCACGACGTGGAGGTCTACGCCTcagccggcgtcgcgccctcgGGGAAGACGCTCTCGGAGCGCGACCAGCAGCtctggctgctgcagaaggagaagctgcgcgaagAGCAAAAGAAGCTCCAGCGACACGTGCTGCAGCAACGCATGCGCCACCAGCAGCAGGAGCAGGAGCAGCTGCTCATGCAGCAGGTCCGCGAGCTCGAAATCGAgaacggcggcgaccgcgccgagccggagaagaaggaggaagcggacgGCTGGTggcgggagaagaaggagaagaacgagCGCTCGCGCGatgagagagacagagagagggcaaagaagcgcgaggaacgagaagacgaagaacgcGAGAGGCTCGGCAACACGCATGCGGCGGGAGACCGCCCCACGAGCCGGTACGCCGAGGaccgggcgcgcggccgcggccgcggaggcagccgcagtcCGACCCCGGTGatcaagagagagaaagacgagcgcagaggcgacgacgatgagcgcaggcgacggcggagacgcgaggaagaagaagaggtggagcgacggaggcgacggcgcgacgaggaggaagaagacgaccgccaccgccgcagagagcggtggcgccgcgaggacgaagaagaagaacggcggcggagacggcgagatGAAGACGGAgaccgacgccgcagagacagaaaagacCAAGAAGAGGCAGATCGACACGGGGACAACtacgcgcggtcgcggcggcagtATGACGAGTTCGACGCAGACCGGAGGCGacacagaggcggcggaggcagaggccgcgaagaggaggacgaggaccagcgggcgaggcagggcAAACTCGATAGGAAagacgagccgcgcgactacgacgacgaagggcgaagacggcggcagcgaggccacgaggcggcgggcggtgcgcggagcgagcgcgacgagaagaagccgaaaagagagggagacaccgagagagagagagacagagccaAGGGGCCTGCCTTCAGCTACGGATCGAAGACCGATGACAGAAAGAAGGGCAAAGATGACTCCCTTTCCGTCCAAGAGTGGGACACTCTGCGGGCGCAACTCGGACTCAAACCACTCAAAAAATAAAGAAAAGGCCAAAATACCGCCACACGCCTCGAGAAACAGCAAACGGTGCTCTCGCAATCCATCGTCGTCTCTATCTACTCATCTCGGAGCCCGCTCGGCCTTCCCGCGCCGAAGAATCCACgcgcatatacacatatatgtgtacatatatatatgcatatatgtacatatatatgcgtatatgcgtacatatatgtatgcatatgtacgtatatatatatatatatatatatatacgtgcatatatatatacatgtatgcatatatatatatgtctgtcTCTGTAGTTATTTGCTAAGAGAGAGGAAGTTTCCGATCTCGTGCTGCCTCGTCTAGTCTAGTTTGCtctgtcttttctctctgtccTTCTAGAGGGGACTTCGAGAGCGAGTTTCGtctcggcggctgcgcgcgtgtctctctgtgcTATCCCGACCTATAACCTATCTTGTCTTCTCTCATCAACACAGAGTTGAGAATGGATGCGAGGGCGGTCTGTGGACGAGAGGAACGGTGtgcggaagaaaaaagacacaGAGGAGCGGCGATCTCGAATTCACTGGAGCCCGCCATGTCGGCGCAAACACTCGAGAGAATGTTTTTTCGACTGCATATTTCTCGTTTCTTCGTCTGATATTCTTATTTCTTGGAGTATTTCTTTGCACTTTGCGCtgtgcgtctcttctctctgttttcgaCAGCGGTTCGCGTCAGTTTTGTTTTCCTTTTCAAATACTCGCCCTCAgtcccctcccctccccccgcggtTGTTTTGTTTCGCCTCCTTTCTTCTGTATCTCCGTCTGTTTGCGCCATGTCTGGCTGCACTTTCTCGGCGCATCAAGCAGACTCAACAACTGTCAACGTTTTTCGAAAGCCAAAGCTACTAGAACGCCTCGAGTCGGCAGGATGCATCCATTCAGATCTgttctgcgcggcgtgcaGCGTCGAAAGTGACTCTCGTGGACGCGGTTTGAACACGATGCGGCGACAGGAGCCATCTCGGCTAGTGGAAACAGAAGTGTAGGCTTTGTGGGCTGCGAGTCAGCTTTTTCGTCTACTCAAACTCGCCTCCAGGCGACTTCCTCTTGCGCGCGGGATAGTCCCGCCTCACCACATGACGCTCTTTGCTCAAACGAACGACCCGTGTGGGATTCGTGGTAGATCTGAGAAACTCCTCAGCACTAGGCTGCTTCATGCGCGCGGAATACACCTGAATTCCGCTGCAacggggagagggagggagcgcCGAAGTCGAGTACCAGGAGAAATCCGGCTGATAAAGATTGACGGCGTGTTAGAGACGGAAACCGAGAGAAAAGGTCGTTCCCGCAAGCGGCGGCGAACTGCAGCGGGAGTCGGCGCACGGTGCGTTACGAAGCACTGTGAAGTGAAGGCTGCCGctctgttttctctgcgATTCTGGCGCAGCCCGCCTGTGCCTTCCGGGGGggtgtgtctgcgtctgtgtTGTGTGAGAGGGAAGGGCGGTTTCTCCGGAGCGCCAGACAGGCTTTCGAAACGAGGTTTTCGACATCAAAGATCTTTTCGCGAGTCGGCAGACAGGCAATATACATTTAAAGATAATTATGCGTGTATTATATACACTTCCTAGACCCGCTGCGACTGCGGGGTCAACGAACTCAAAAAAACGCATCGCGGTTCTTCGCTTTCCTAAGGCAAGAGGGACAGAGTGACGCCTGTCGAGTCCTGCGCCGCTTCATCGGGGCAACACCAAAAACATGACTGGTATGAACTGCAAGAGTTTCCATAAATGCCTCCAGGCCAGTGTACGTTCAGCGGACGACAGAGGCGTGTTCAGGTGCTTGTAGACTCACTATGCATAGATGCGGGGGGAAATGGCCTTTCTGGTTCGTTTCTTCGAGGGCACTCAGCCCGACCTGGACTCAAGCTCCTCACGCTGTCTcagctgtcgctgcttctgcacGTCCGAAATGCCCTTCTACAAGCGGAAGTGAATCACAGCTGCCTTGCGGCAGAGCCCAGCGGAATCGCTGCGTCTCGTTTTCTGTTCGCCCCTTAACTCCGACAGatgctgcgcacgcgccagcTGAGCCGCTGAGTTTGGAGACGTGCGTTTGATCCTCCAGCCTGCGCGGAAGTGCGTtgtccgccgctgctgctcaggCCTGCAGACGCATGTGTCTGCTTCAGGTCCACGACTCCAAAGTGATACGCATGTAGGCAGTGGCcggtctctctgtctctctcgggGTACTAatgaagaggagagagcgaaacTGCGTGAGGCGACAGGACGTCAGCTATACAAGCGCGCAGACGTTTCGCTCGGCCTAAATACGCACCGAAGCAAAGAGGCGTTCGAGTGCATGGGAACGACCTGAAAAGCGGCAGGGCAAAGAGAAATTGACAGCAAGAAAAGGAGAACATTGCGACGTTGGGGAGAGAATCTGGTCTAAACAGATTTGAaatggaggcgcgcgccaaTCAAGCAGCATGGAGAGAGATATAGAAGTAGATAAACTGCTGCAAACGCACTTATATGTAGACAAGTAGATGCCAGTATGTGGATTTGTAGACGCCCTTTTGCCCAGTGAGGGTGCTTCCTTATCACTTGGACAATCGCCTGCCTGCAGGGGTTTCACCGTTTCCCCAGATGCGGTACGTACCGAAGCTAAACCTGTGATGCTGAGTTGTTGGCTACCCCCTACTTCGTCTTGACTTTCCACACTGCGGCAAACAGGCACTTGAACTCCAACAGACCGCCAGCCTCAAATCTCTAGTTCGCGCCTGCTCGCGAGCTGTCGGCCGTCTATACGCACCTCTCCCGTCGCAGAGCTCCATCCTTTCCAGGGGAGAAGGAACGCCAGGTCTTGTGTCGTTGCGGACGCGAAAGTCAGAggtgtcttcttcctctgcttttCGGCATGCGCCAAGGCGCCCCAGGCGCTCGGTTCGAGggcacgcgcacgcgccgcttcgcgcgtgGAAAGAGGCAGgcaagcggctgcggccgccgtctccaGTGCTTCCtttcaaagaaaaaaaaacgccgTGACAAGAAACAGTACACACTTTACAGTGGCACACAGTCCATAGTTCATGTGCGCACAAACGGTGACGCAGATTCCATTGTGCGTATAAGATATAAGCAAGTAAATGTgtctgtatgcgtgtgtgcgtAAGCGGTTTCCTGCCTGCATCCCACATTCGTCTGCCCTacagaagaagcgagacgcTGTCCGGGTTCTCCTACTGCTATGACGCTCGTGCGCCATCCGGTAttcatatatacatgtgtcGATAAGGGTACACatacattcatatatatatgttcgCCTGCATCCGTGTaagtatatgtatatatgtggatGTGTATGTCATATCGTAGAACCCATTCGCAGGCGTGGGTGGAAGAGGTGTCTTTGTCAACACTCCTGGTTCTGTGTGGCATCAGAAGCGAGAGCATGTGCTTCTGCTtccagctgcgcctctccacgcACTGGCCAGTAGGCGGGTGCCAGGAAGTCGATGGACGCGAGATCGACGCAGACGTCCTGCGCGTTttcgccgccagcagggTCTTCGCCAGAGGTCCAAACAGGCTCTAGAAGCTGAAACCCCGTCACAGGGCGTTTacggcaggcggcggagaaaagcGTGCAGAATCGCTGTGTCTGCTcgggcctgtctccgcgctgtACAGACGCCTTGGCCCCGCGGCACATGGAGCCGATTTCTGCGAGTGAATCCCTCCGGTTTTGCTtcgcgagacgcgagggaggcgctcCTATATAGAGTACAAAGCGTGACAGACGAGCGAACCCAGGCGACAACCCAGTGGGGTGTGAGGCGTTGAGACTCCAGTGAAATTTTTGAGTCTCGGGTTTCGATATCTACTAGTGCCGCGGTCGAAAGCCTAACTCACCTTCAGGCCCCCGCTCGACTGatctgcgcggcgagcgcggcaaaGAGAGCATCatcggcgcagaggcaggagtCTCGAGTTCCTCTGAGTCGTTCCCGCTGCTCAAACATACGTCATCCCACAAAGGAAGAATTTCAGAGCTTGCTAGAATCCAGCATATGTACCTACACACAAaaatatatatctatatgtatgcatatgtggGTGTGTCTGGGTTTAGGCAGTGGATGATAGGCTTTCGTATTCAGTAGCGGGAGGTagaaggagagagggcgGGTTTCTTTCACGCTGACGAGAGGGTGGGGATATACCAGACATAAAACAATCGTGACACGAAAAGAGTGCCATTGGCTCCAACTGCGAAATTATATTTTTGCGTAGCGGAGGAAGGTATTCCTGAAAAAATGCATAGCTTCATGGATAGacttcgcgctgcgcctgcatgGTTTCATACACGCCTCACGCGTCAGCTGtttccctcgcgcgccagtTCGAGCTTGATCCTTTTTTCGCTCACGGCGGTTTCATAATCTGCGCTTCGTCTTTCGGCGgaaacgcagaagagaacgaCGACGCCAGGGAACACGCAGACGAGgggtgcgccgcggcagcgggcgaTCCGGCGGGCGACACGAAGGAAGAAGGCCCTGGCAGTGActgctcgcggcgagccgccgcttGTTTTCTAAACATTTTCATTcgctcctcgcctctccgcaggcggTAGCGGAgatccgccgcgcggcgctcttcgtcttctcgttCTACGAGGCGCCCGTACCAGCTCCCGAACCTGCTTAGTCCACCCACAGACGAGGGGGCGATGGAGTcgagggcgcgaaggcctctTTAGACGCCCGTTCGCCAAGAATCAATCCGGAACAAGCGAGAAACCCCGCGACGCAAGCGAGGAGTCCGGACGCGCTAAACacaagaggaggcgcccggcAGTCGAATGGCGACAGAGGCCTCTCCCGgctgggcgcgcggccgACCA
This DNA window, taken from Besnoitia besnoiti strain Bb-Ger1 chromosome III, whole genome shotgun sequence, encodes the following:
- a CDS encoding putative pre-mRNA splicing factor (encoded by transcript BESB_048950); this encodes MANRTDPLARQVHGCNPQTLMSRIVRRKIYESAYWKEQCFALTAETVLDPCVALTYVGGTYGGKRQPAPFLCLVLKLLQIQPEEEVVLEFIKQEQFKYLRAVGAFYFRLVGRAHEVYTHLEPLLADYRKLRMRQPDGRYTLMCMDEFVDSCLRNTNFLDVDLPALPKREVLENEGELPPTRLTALEHDVEVYASAGVAPSGKTLSERDQQLWLLQKEKLREEQKKLQRHVLQQRMRHQQQEQEQLLMQQVRELEIENGGDRAEPEKKEEADGWWREKKEKNERSRDERDRERAKKREEREDEERERLGNTHAAGDRPTSRYAEDRARGRGRGGSRSPTPVIKREKDERRGDDDERRRRRRREEEEEVERRRRRRDEEEEDDRHRRRERWRREDEEEERRRRRRDEDGDRRRRDRKDQEEADRHGDNYARSRRQYDEFDADRRRHRGGGGRGREEEDEDQRARQGKLDRKDEPRDYDDEGRRRRQRGHEAAGGARSERDEKKPKREGDTERERDRAKGPAFSYGSKTDDRKKGKDDSLSVQEWDTLRAQLGLKPLKK